From a single Oncorhynchus tshawytscha isolate Ot180627B linkage group LG33, Otsh_v2.0, whole genome shotgun sequence genomic region:
- the LOC112231423 gene encoding uncharacterized protein LOC112231423: MAQKRQSDEPLDRAPKRSPISNSMDSNPTNIAHELNARSPGFVPPDLPQIDNTDNGQSQNLPSLPFTAGENDAHSSTNDTQQTDPLGALNAYLERLQQGDDGIDRSIRVIHRAKFNTTEIRQRLDMSRDDVNDYAVFYAMILEALDGFSKKMTELASANDVRLLQLEGDFLFPVSARLPNGEVEPDTFLSLIEQVVQSNQEILTDDTLELVVQIVHNLEGGGGPRRKVTAILDNELIKKKRMHLIVLTNKDNNLCFATCVVMLLDPGLTTSDAEQKGRDLQTSVGLSELTKVSLSDINKFEKELGVKIVVFYRERSDIKHFKTHFKKTHAKTVFLYLHDDHYYGIKNPKGFLGVSYFCNFCYSGYSKKNDHKCENCCNVCHHAKCPDQPKKTIRCTECLRFCRSKFCHTQHKVRNLNEASGKMFSTCDVTKYCSQCNRCYTINVANPKEHECGANRCHCCKAAKMEAEGHQCFIQKLEPEEPSEKYIFYDFETRQDTDEHVPNFVCCMDFHGETWTAEGEHCVKAFYKKYRTNKYKDYTFIAHNSKGYDGYFLMNYLVDNMITPKITAQGSKLLCIIDKDFGQRYIDSLSFLSMKLSDMPEAMGFENDKKGYFPHWFNTQQNQNYIGKYPSPELYGDRTMMKKERENFLQWHKSKSESNSEFDFKKEMAEYCKNDVIILRKACLRFREEVLSTTKVDPLQCVTLASLCMKIYRTKFLPEKTIAIPPLDNYIQSQKTFSTPSIQWLEYLSHKENRSIKHALNDGEKRMGKYSLDGFSEDDDGTIAYEYAGCYFHGCPDCYDYDAFCKQTKMTFGVMHQHFQDKISSLQKDHHLNVKVMWEHEWNVLKKTDPEVQTFLKTFEMPEPMEPRDAFFGGRTNALHLHYKVQPGETIQYYDFTSLYPFVNKAKAYPIGHPNIIARDFEPLDKYFGFVKAKVYPPKGLYLPVLPYRAAGKLMFPLCRICSESENQETECTHSDEERALTGVWCTVEMAKAIEKGYKVAKLIEVWHFPKKSESLFTEYVKTFLKDKQEASGWPHSAADEVSKEAYLQRYEETEGIKLNREKIVVNKAMRKIAKLFLNSLWGKFGQRANQMNTTLMKDLQELLNCVFSPEIDVSNISFLNDDVVMVNWKYIEKRHSSPGPVNVFIAAFTTAYARLELYDLMEKLQKRTLYHDTDSVIFVSRPGDWMPELNEFLGGLTSELDPGDHIVEFVSGGPKTYGYETHNGKKCMKVKGITLHHSNAALVHLESLIGLVNDFLKDRDNSDEILTQNTQIVRNKRRFTLKNRSAPKRFRIVYNKRRLFPDYSTLPYGY, from the coding sequence ATGGCTCAGAAAAGACAGAGTGATGAGCCATTGGACAGAGCCCCCAAAAGGTCACCAATTTCTAATTCAATGGACTCAAACCCTACCAATATAGCTCATGAACTGAATGCCAGATCCCCTGGTTTTGTTCCCCCAGACCTCCCCCAAATTGACAACACAGATAATGGGCAGTCTCAGAACCTGCCTTCACTGCCTTTTACTGCAGGTGAAAATGATGCCCATTCATCCACTAATGATACTCAGCAAACGGATCCTCTTGGTGCGTTGAATGCGTATTTAGAGAGACTTCAGCAAGGTGACGATGGCATAGACAGATCCATAAGAGTGATTCATAGAGCAAAGTTCAACACAACTGAAATTAGACAGCGGCTGGACATGAGTCGGGATGATGTGAACGACTATGCCGTCTTCTATGCTATGATTTTAGAGGCATTAGATGGATTTTCAAAGAAAATGACAGAACTGGCCAGTGCTAATGATGTAAGACTGTTACAGTTGGAGGGTGACTTTTTGTTCCCAGTCTCAGCCCGTTTGCCAAATGGAGAAGTGGAACCTGACACATTTCTTTCGTTAATCGAGCAGGTGGTCCAGAGTAACCAAGAAATATTGACTGATGACACCCTAGAGCTTGTTGTTCAAATCGTGCACAATCTCGAGGGTGGTGGTGGTCCACGTAGAAAGGTGACAGCTATCTTGGATAATGAGCTAATTAAGAAAAAGCGTATGCACCTCATTGTACtcactaacaaagacaacaacCTTTGCTTTGCCACTTGTGTAGTTATGCTTTTAGACCCAGGATTGACTACGAGTGACGCTGAGCAGAAAGGCAGAGATCTGCAGACTTCAGTTGGGTTATCTGAGCTCACTAAGGTTTCTTTATCAGACATTAACAAATTTGAGAAGGAACTGGGTGTTAAAATAGTGGTATTTTATCGTGAACGGTCAGATATAAAACACTTTAAAACACATTTTAAGAAAACTCATGCCAAAACAGTGTTTCTTTACCTGCACGATGACCATTACTATGGTATCAAAAACCCAAAGGGGTTTCTGGGAGTTAGCTATTTTTGCAACTTTTGCTATTCTGGCTATAGCAAAAAGAATGACCACAAGTGTGAGAATTGCTGCAATGTCTGTCATCATGCTAAGTGCCCAGATCAGCCAAAGAAGACCATCCGGTGTACAGAATGTTTGCGTTTCTGTCGATCTAAATTCTGCCATACACAGCACAAAGTCCGTAATTTGAATGAAGCCTCTGGTAAAATGTTTTCCACGTGTGATGTAACCAAATACTGTTCCCAGTGTAACAGATGTTACACTATTAATGTGGCCAATCCGAAGGAGCACGAATGTGGAGCTAATCGATGCCACTGCTGTAAAGCTGCAAAAATGGAAGCAGAAGGCCATCAGTGTTTCATTCAAAAACTTGAACCCGAGGAGCCTAGTGAGAAGTACATATTCTATGACTTtgagacaagacaagacacaGATGAGCACGTTCCCAACTTTGTGTGCTGTATGGATTTCCATGGAGAAACCTGGACTGCAGAGGGAGAGCACTGTGTTAAAGCCTTTTACAAAAAATACAGAACAAACAAGTACAAGGACTATACATTCATAGCCCACAACTCAAAGGGATATGATGGGTATTTTTTGATGAACTATCTAGTTGACAACATGATTACACCAAAAATCACAGCACAAGGCAGCAAGCTTTTATGCATTATTGACAAAGACTTTGGACAAAGATACATTGATAGTCTCAGTTTTTTATCAATGAAGCTGAGTGACATGCCAGAGGCAATGGGCTTTGAAAATGACAAGAAGGGATATTTTCCACATTGGTTTAACACACAGCAAAACCAGAATTACATTGGCAAGTACCCCTCCCCTGAATTATATGGTGACAGAACCAtgatgaagaaagagagggaaaactTTCTGCAGTGGCACAAATCAAAATCTGAATCAAACTCTGAGTTTGACTTCAAGAAGGAGATGGCAGAATATTGTAAGAATGATGTGATCATTCTGCGGAAAGCATGCTTACGGTTTAGGGAAGAGGTCCTTAGCACTACAAAGGTTGACCCACTGCAATGTGTGACTCTTGCATCCCTGTGCATGAAAATCTACCGCACAAAATTCTTACCCGAAAAAACCATTGCCATTCCTCCATTAGACAATTACATCCAAAGTCAGAAGACTTTTTCTACTCCATCTATTCAATGGTTGGAATATTTGTCTCACAAGGAAAACCGATCCATAAAGCATGCTCTGAACGATGGAGAAAAACGGATGGGCAAGTACTCGTTGGATGGTTTCTCAGAGGATGATGATGGTACCATAGCCTATGAGTACGCTGGCTGCTATTTTCATGGTTGCCCAGACTGTTATGACTATGATGCTTTTTGTAAGCAGACCAAAATGACCTTTGGTGTCATGCATCAGCATTTCCAGGACAAAATCAGCTCGTTGCAAAAGGACCACCATTTGAATGTGAAGGTGATGTGGGAGCATGAGTGGAATGTTCTCAAAAAGACAGATCCAGAGGTCCAGACATTCTTGAAAACATTTGAAATGCCTGAGCCCATGGAACCCAGAGATGCCTTTTTTGGGGGTAGGACGAACGCACTTCACCTGCATTACAAAGTGCAACCAGGGGAGACAATCCAATACTATGATTTCACGTCACTTTATCCCTTTGTAAATAAGGCAAAGGCTTACCCCATCGGACACCCTAACATAATCGCACGTGACTTTGAGCCACTAGACAAATACTTTGGTTTCGTCAAAGCCAAAGTATACCCCCCAAAGGGTCTGTATCTCCCTGTGCTACCATATCGTGCTGCTGGCAAGCTCATGTTTCCACTCTGCAGAATCTGCTCTGAGTCAGAGAATCAAGAGACTGAGTGTACTCACTCAGATGAGGAAAGGGCTCTAACTGGAGTATGGTGTACTGTTGAAATGGCTAAAGCCATTGAAAAGGGGTACAAAGTTGCCAAACTGATTGAAGTGTGGCATTTCCCCAAAAAGTCTGAATCTCTCTTCACTGAGTATGTCAAGACCTTTCTAAAAGACAAACAAGAGGCCAGTGGGTGGCCTCATAGTGCAGCTGATGAAGTTAGCAAAGAAGCGTACCTTCAGAGATATGAGGAAACGGAAGGTATTAAGCTGAACCGTGAAAAAATTGTTGTCAACAAGGCCATGAGAAAAATTGCTAAGCTTTTTCTGAACAGTCTTTGGGGAAAGTTTGGCCAAAGAGCAAATCAAATGAACACAACTTTGATGAAAGATTTGCAAGAACTTCTGAACTGTGTGTTCTCTCCTGAGATAGATGTTTCTAATATCTCTTTCTTGAATGATGATGTTGTCATGGTGAATTGGAAGTACATTGAGAAGCGCCACAGTTCTCCTGGTCCTGTTAATGTTTTCATTGCCGCTTTCACAACTGCCTATGCTAGACTGGAGCTCTACGACCTCATGGAAAAACTGCAGAAACGAACACTGTACCATGACACAGACAGTGTCATATTTGTGAGTAGGCCTGGAGATTGGATGCCAGAGCTAAATGAGTTCTTGGGGGGCCTGACGAGCGAGTTAGATCCAGGTGATCACATTGTGGAGTTTGTATCGGGTGGACCAAAGACATATGGATACGAAACACACAATGGAAAGAAATGCATGAAAGTTAAGGGAATCACTTTACATCATTCCAATGCAGCTTTAGTACATCTGGAGTCTCTCATAGGATTGGTTAATGACTTTCTTAAAGACAGGGACAATTCAGATGAGATATTGACACAGAATACCCAGATTGTCAGGAACAAGAGGAGATTCACTTTAAAAAACCGCTCTGCCCCAAAACGATTTAGAATCGTGTATAACAAGCGGAGGCTTTTCCCAGACTACAGTACACTGCCTTATGGGTACTAG